The proteins below come from a single Leifsonia sp. 1010 genomic window:
- the purE gene encoding 5-(carboxyamino)imidazole ribonucleotide mutase has product MPASTSPLVSVVMGSDSDWTVMQEASRLLTEFGVAHEVEVVSAHRTPEKMIAFGKEAAGRGVRVIIAGAGGAAHLPGMLAAVTTLPVVGVPVPLARLDGLDSLLSIVQMPAGVPVATVSIGGARNAGLLAVKILATSDDALADALARFAADLEASVEQKNQALQAQL; this is encoded by the coding sequence ATGCCTGCATCCACGTCACCGCTGGTCTCCGTCGTCATGGGATCGGACTCCGACTGGACGGTCATGCAGGAGGCTTCGCGCCTGCTCACCGAGTTCGGCGTCGCGCACGAGGTCGAGGTCGTCTCGGCCCACCGCACCCCGGAGAAGATGATCGCCTTCGGCAAGGAGGCGGCCGGACGCGGCGTCCGGGTGATCATCGCCGGAGCGGGCGGCGCAGCGCATCTTCCCGGCATGCTGGCCGCGGTCACGACCCTCCCCGTCGTCGGCGTCCCGGTGCCGCTCGCCCGCCTCGACGGACTCGACTCCCTGCTCTCCATCGTCCAGATGCCCGCCGGAGTGCCGGTCGCGACCGTCTCCATCGGCGGCGCACGCAACGCGGGCCTCCTCGCCGTCAAGATCCTGGCCACCTCCGACGACGCCCTCGCCGACGCTCTCGCGCGCTTCGCCGCCGACCTCGAGGCGAGCGTCGAGCAGAAGAACCAGGCCCTGCAAGCCCAGCTGTGA
- the rfbB gene encoding dTDP-glucose 4,6-dehydratase, translating to MKILVTGGAGFIGSNFVRRTLQDAYPGLEGAEVVVLDALTYSGNLANLAPVADSPRYTFVKGDIRDGGLLDELFPTVDAVVHFAAESHVDRSVRDASIFVETNVLGTQQLLDAALRNNLKRFVHVSTDEVYGSIAEGSWAEDRPLEPNSPYSASKAGSDLLARSYFRTHGLNLSITRCSNNYGPYHFPEKVIPLFVTNLIDDKHVPLYGEGNNIRDWLHVDDHTRGIAMVLVNGRAGEIYNIGGGTELTNKELTQLLLDATGKDWSYVDRVADRLGHDLRYSVDISKIQSELGYEPLVPFQQGLADVVQWYRDNRAWWEPLKARAALDN from the coding sequence ATGAAGATTCTCGTCACCGGCGGCGCCGGTTTCATCGGCTCCAACTTCGTCCGTCGCACCCTGCAGGATGCCTACCCGGGCCTGGAGGGCGCCGAGGTGGTCGTGCTCGACGCGCTCACGTACTCCGGAAACCTCGCCAACCTGGCGCCGGTGGCCGACTCGCCTCGCTACACCTTCGTGAAGGGCGACATCCGCGACGGCGGCCTGCTCGACGAGCTGTTCCCCACGGTGGATGCGGTTGTCCACTTCGCGGCGGAGTCGCACGTCGACCGCTCCGTGCGCGACGCCTCCATCTTCGTCGAGACCAACGTCCTCGGCACGCAGCAGCTGCTCGACGCCGCGCTGCGCAACAACCTCAAGCGCTTCGTGCACGTCTCGACCGACGAGGTCTACGGCTCGATCGCCGAGGGCTCGTGGGCGGAGGACCGCCCGCTCGAGCCCAACTCGCCGTACTCGGCGTCGAAGGCCGGAAGCGACCTGCTCGCGCGCAGCTACTTCCGCACGCACGGGCTCAACCTCTCGATCACGCGGTGCTCCAACAACTACGGGCCGTACCACTTCCCCGAGAAGGTCATCCCGCTGTTCGTCACGAACCTGATCGACGACAAGCACGTCCCGCTGTACGGCGAGGGCAACAACATCCGCGACTGGCTCCACGTCGACGACCACACCCGCGGCATCGCGATGGTGCTCGTGAACGGCCGCGCGGGCGAGATCTACAACATCGGCGGCGGCACCGAGCTCACCAACAAGGAGCTCACCCAGCTGCTGCTCGACGCCACCGGCAAGGACTGGTCGTACGTCGACCGCGTCGCCGACCGGCTCGGCCACGACCTCCGCTACTCGGTCGACATCTCGAAGATCCAGTCCGAGCTGGGCTACGAGCCGCTGGTGCCGTTCCAGCAGGGCCTCGCCGATGTGGTGCAGTGGTACCGCGACAACCGCGCGTGGTGGGAGCCGCTGAAGGCCCGCGCCGCGCTCGACAACTGA
- a CDS encoding acyltransferase, with protein sequence MADKTKQTTGGRLAALDGLRGIAAVVVLLHHAMYTNPDFPGAPGTGSAPTGSAMWWISYTPLKLATAGVESVIVFFVLSGLVVTLPVIRHRGFDWVAYFPRRAVRLLVPVMASVLLAAVWVMAIPQVSTQPKGTWLSSSSTPNFSWEYIVKAWDLLGGDGQINNPLWSLRWELLFSLALPIFAVAALAVRKWWMGALAAACAFTYLGVHADSGALQYLPAFFVGAVIAVRLEAVRNVADRINTHWYRHPLWAALTVASMLLLIAPWLVGPNVGEIPELEPVLKGLVPLAAAGLVVAALGWKPLRAVLDTRPVQFTGTISFSLYLVHVPILIFSTYLFADEPWYVPLLFGIPVAVVVAVGFTWLIEKRSHGWSKAVGNWASDRYRTWFGRDDETDERASGATADERTAQEAGQRSA encoded by the coding sequence GTGGCAGACAAGACGAAACAGACGACGGGCGGCCGTTTGGCCGCGCTGGACGGTCTGCGCGGCATCGCCGCGGTGGTCGTCCTGCTGCACCATGCCATGTACACGAACCCGGACTTCCCGGGCGCTCCGGGCACCGGGTCCGCGCCGACCGGATCTGCGATGTGGTGGATCAGCTACACGCCGCTGAAGCTCGCGACCGCCGGTGTCGAGTCGGTCATCGTCTTCTTCGTGCTCTCCGGCCTGGTGGTCACGCTTCCCGTGATCCGCCACCGCGGTTTCGACTGGGTCGCCTACTTCCCTCGCCGCGCCGTCCGGCTGCTGGTCCCGGTCATGGCGTCCGTCCTGCTGGCCGCCGTCTGGGTGATGGCCATCCCGCAGGTGTCCACCCAGCCGAAGGGCACCTGGCTGAGCAGCTCCTCCACGCCGAACTTCAGCTGGGAGTACATCGTCAAGGCCTGGGACCTCCTGGGCGGCGACGGGCAAATCAACAACCCGCTGTGGTCGCTCCGCTGGGAGCTGCTGTTCTCGCTCGCCCTGCCGATCTTCGCGGTGGCGGCCCTCGCCGTGCGGAAGTGGTGGATGGGCGCCCTGGCCGCCGCGTGCGCCTTCACCTACCTGGGCGTGCACGCCGATTCCGGTGCGCTGCAGTACCTGCCGGCGTTCTTCGTCGGCGCGGTCATCGCGGTCCGCCTCGAGGCGGTGCGCAACGTCGCCGACCGCATCAACACGCACTGGTACCGCCACCCGCTGTGGGCAGCGCTCACCGTGGCCAGCATGCTGCTGCTGATCGCCCCCTGGCTGGTCGGGCCGAACGTCGGCGAGATCCCCGAGCTCGAGCCGGTGCTGAAGGGACTGGTGCCGCTCGCCGCGGCCGGGCTCGTGGTGGCAGCGCTCGGCTGGAAGCCGCTCCGCGCCGTGCTCGACACGCGCCCGGTGCAGTTCACCGGGACGATCTCGTTCAGCCTCTACCTCGTGCACGTGCCGATCCTGATCTTCAGCACCTACCTGTTCGCGGACGAGCCCTGGTACGTGCCTCTGCTCTTCGGCATCCCGGTCGCGGTCGTTGTGGCCGTCGGCTTCACCTGGCTGATCGAGAAGCGCAGCCACGGCTGGTCGAAGGCCGTCGGCAACTGGGCGTCCGACCGGTACCGCACCTGGTTCGGCCGTGACGACGAGACCGACGAGCGAGCGTCGGGGGCGACGGCCGACGAGCGCACTGCGCAGGAGGCGGGTCAGAGGTCGGCGTGA
- the rfbD gene encoding dTDP-4-dehydrorhamnose reductase — MRILIAGAAGMLGQDLQKALADRDVTALSRADLDVTDRDAVLAAAAGHDVIVNASAYTKVDDAETHEDDAYAINALGTENLAIAAARNGARFVTVSTDYVFDGHATEPYAEDTPRDPINAYGRTKAAGEELALAAHPDGTFVVRTAWLYGAGGPNFAKTMVKLAGSHESVSVVDDQLGQPTWTGDLAAQIVALLDSDAPAGVYHGTNSGQTSWYGFARAVFAQAGLDPERVKPTDSSTFVRPAPRPSYSVLGHDGWARAGLAPLRPWEDALAAATAEGLFAE; from the coding sequence ATGCGCATCCTCATCGCCGGCGCGGCCGGGATGCTCGGCCAGGACCTGCAGAAGGCGCTGGCCGACCGCGACGTCACGGCGCTCTCCCGTGCCGACCTCGACGTCACCGACCGTGACGCCGTGCTCGCGGCCGCCGCCGGCCACGACGTGATCGTCAACGCCTCGGCCTACACCAAGGTCGACGACGCCGAGACGCACGAGGACGACGCCTACGCCATCAACGCGCTCGGCACCGAGAACCTCGCGATCGCCGCCGCACGCAACGGCGCACGGTTCGTGACGGTCTCGACCGACTACGTCTTCGACGGCCACGCGACGGAGCCGTACGCGGAAGACACCCCGCGCGACCCGATCAACGCCTACGGCCGCACGAAGGCCGCGGGCGAGGAGCTCGCGCTCGCGGCGCATCCCGACGGCACGTTCGTCGTGCGCACCGCCTGGCTCTACGGCGCGGGCGGCCCGAACTTCGCCAAGACGATGGTGAAGCTCGCGGGCAGCCACGAGAGCGTCAGCGTGGTCGACGACCAGCTCGGCCAGCCGACGTGGACGGGCGACCTCGCCGCGCAGATCGTCGCGCTGCTCGACAGCGATGCCCCGGCCGGGGTGTACCACGGCACGAACTCGGGTCAGACGAGCTGGTACGGGTTCGCCCGTGCGGTCTTCGCGCAGGCCGGGCTCGACCCGGAGCGCGTGAAGCCCACCGACAGCTCGACCTTCGTCCGGCCGGCTCCGCGCCCCTCGTACTCGGTGCTGGGCCACGACGGCTGGGCCCGTGCCGGCCTCGCTCCCCTGCGTCCGTGGGAGGACGCCCTCGCCGCGGCGACGGCGGAAGGCCTCTTCGCGGAATGA
- a CDS encoding glycosyltransferase family 1 protein: protein MTTLRVIVDELVGDEPGGARRYTEELTRQLIATAPRDCYVEAIVSHVSDEQVQAVRDRLPGVAAVTRLPLARRELALAWQSGLSVGGPPGMLHAPTLLAPLKKHVQLDTPQQIAVTIHDTLAWTHPESLGSAATIWTKTMAKRARKHADAIVVPTHAVADRLGEYLDFGDRIRVIGGAPATALRLPADADERAARLDLPERYAFTLGTVEPRKGIAPLIRAIARPEAQGIPLLIAGRDRVGESSATGVAAAAGLPEDRVRPLGRLDDGDLAVALDRATLFVYPSVAEGFGLPIVEAFKFGLPVIHSDDAALVEVAAGASVLVERPAPGEDDEPYAERLAAAIGRVLSDAELSARLRVLASDRARAFSWRDSAERVWQLHADL from the coding sequence ATGACCACTCTCCGTGTGATCGTCGACGAGCTCGTCGGAGACGAGCCCGGCGGCGCGCGCCGGTACACGGAGGAGCTCACCCGTCAGCTCATCGCCACGGCGCCGCGAGACTGCTATGTCGAGGCGATCGTCTCGCACGTGAGCGACGAGCAGGTGCAGGCGGTCCGCGACCGCCTTCCGGGTGTCGCTGCTGTCACCCGCCTGCCGCTCGCCCGGCGGGAGCTGGCCCTGGCCTGGCAGTCGGGTCTGTCGGTCGGCGGCCCGCCCGGGATGCTGCACGCTCCGACCCTTCTCGCACCGCTGAAGAAGCACGTGCAGCTGGACACCCCGCAGCAGATCGCGGTCACCATCCACGACACTCTCGCGTGGACGCATCCCGAATCGCTCGGGTCCGCGGCGACGATCTGGACGAAGACGATGGCGAAGCGTGCCAGGAAGCACGCCGACGCGATCGTCGTGCCGACCCACGCCGTCGCCGACCGGCTCGGCGAGTACCTCGACTTCGGCGACCGCATCCGCGTGATCGGCGGGGCTCCCGCCACCGCCCTGCGCCTGCCGGCCGACGCCGACGAGCGCGCGGCGCGCCTGGATCTCCCCGAGCGGTACGCGTTCACGCTCGGCACGGTCGAGCCGCGGAAGGGCATCGCGCCCCTGATCCGCGCGATCGCGCGCCCCGAGGCGCAGGGCATTCCCCTGCTGATCGCGGGACGCGACCGCGTCGGCGAAAGCTCCGCGACGGGGGTCGCCGCGGCCGCCGGACTTCCGGAGGATCGTGTGCGCCCGCTCGGCCGCCTCGACGACGGAGACCTGGCCGTCGCCCTCGACCGTGCGACGCTCTTCGTGTACCCGAGCGTCGCCGAAGGGTTCGGCCTCCCCATCGTGGAGGCATTCAAGTTCGGTCTGCCCGTCATCCACTCGGATGACGCCGCCCTCGTCGAGGTCGCCGCAGGCGCGAGCGTGCTGGTCGAGCGTCCCGCTCCGGGTGAGGACGACGAACCGTATGCCGAGCGTCTCGCAGCCGCCATCGGCCGCGTGCTGTCAGACGCCGAGTTGAGCGCCCGTCTCCGGGTGCTCGCCTCCGACCGTGCGCGCGCGTTCAGCTGGCGTGACTCCGCCGAGCGGGTCTGGCAGCTTCACGCCGACCTCTGA
- a CDS encoding GtrA family protein has translation MTTETSTPARRARLLPQLIKFGAVGAVGFVVNLLVFNVLMVFVLVNVPHKTLFSTAIATLVAIGTNWIGNRYWAFSGNRNENATREGIEFFIVSLAGMAIPLLCVWVSHYLLGYQSLLADNISNNVVGLALGTVFRFAFYRWWVFSPDRAVARAGRRAPVSARPHVPSLGREKAPITGSTLASAPDRGLVGD, from the coding sequence ATGACGACCGAGACCAGCACACCGGCGCGCCGAGCGCGGCTCCTTCCGCAACTGATCAAGTTCGGCGCGGTCGGAGCCGTCGGTTTCGTGGTCAATCTGCTCGTGTTCAACGTGCTGATGGTCTTCGTCCTCGTGAACGTGCCGCACAAGACCCTCTTCTCGACGGCGATCGCGACGCTGGTCGCCATCGGCACCAACTGGATCGGCAACCGGTACTGGGCGTTCTCCGGCAACCGCAACGAGAACGCCACGCGCGAGGGCATCGAGTTCTTCATCGTGAGCCTGGCGGGCATGGCGATCCCCCTCCTCTGCGTCTGGGTGTCGCATTACCTGCTCGGCTACCAGAGCCTGCTTGCCGACAACATCTCCAACAACGTGGTCGGTCTCGCGCTCGGCACGGTGTTCCGGTTCGCGTTCTACCGCTGGTGGGTGTTCTCGCCCGACCGCGCGGTCGCACGCGCCGGCCGTCGCGCACCGGTTTCGGCGCGGCCGCACGTGCCGTCACTCGGCCGCGAGAAGGCGCCGATCACCGGCTCGACCCTAGCGAGCGCCCCAGACCGTGGTCTCGTCGGAGACTGA
- a CDS encoding 5-(carboxyamino)imidazole ribonucleotide synthase: MASHIVGVIGGGQLARMMIPPAIELGVDIRVLEEAEGMSADIAASGVGDYRDLDTVLAFAETVDVVTFDHEHVPQAILRELVSRGIPVHPGPDALLYAQDKLQMRAKLSELGLPVPDWAAVESADELGAFLADHGGRAVVKTARGGYDGKGVRVVSDASGADDWFLALAEDGRGGALLVEELVPFQRELAQLVARRPSGEIAAWPVVETVQRDGVCAEVLAPAPGAAGRVAEAAADIARSVAAGLGVTGVLAVELFETTDGRVLINELAMRPHNSGHWSIEGAVTSQFEQHLRAVLDLPLGSTEPRADWSVMVNILGGPSEGSLQDRYPAALAAHPEAKFHGYGKEPRPGRKVGHVTVVGGEDVEDVVYRARAAAAFFEG; the protein is encoded by the coding sequence ATGGCTAGTCACATCGTCGGAGTAATCGGCGGAGGTCAGCTGGCACGGATGATGATTCCCCCGGCGATCGAGCTCGGGGTCGACATCCGTGTGCTGGAGGAGGCGGAGGGCATGAGCGCCGACATCGCCGCGTCGGGCGTCGGCGACTACCGTGATCTCGACACGGTGCTCGCGTTCGCCGAGACCGTGGATGTGGTCACCTTCGACCACGAGCACGTGCCGCAGGCGATCCTCCGGGAGCTGGTGTCCCGCGGCATCCCCGTGCATCCGGGACCCGACGCGCTGCTGTACGCGCAGGACAAGCTGCAGATGCGGGCCAAGCTCAGCGAGCTGGGGCTGCCGGTGCCGGACTGGGCCGCGGTGGAGTCCGCGGACGAGCTGGGCGCCTTCCTCGCCGACCACGGCGGCCGGGCGGTCGTGAAGACCGCGCGCGGCGGCTACGACGGCAAGGGCGTCCGCGTGGTGTCCGACGCGAGCGGGGCCGACGACTGGTTCCTGGCGCTCGCCGAGGACGGCCGTGGTGGCGCGCTCCTGGTCGAGGAGCTCGTGCCGTTCCAGCGGGAACTCGCACAGCTCGTCGCGCGCCGTCCGTCGGGGGAGATCGCGGCGTGGCCGGTCGTCGAGACCGTGCAGCGCGACGGCGTCTGCGCCGAAGTGCTCGCGCCGGCCCCGGGAGCGGCAGGCCGGGTCGCGGAGGCGGCCGCCGACATCGCGCGCAGCGTGGCGGCGGGACTCGGGGTCACCGGGGTCCTCGCCGTCGAGCTGTTCGAGACGACGGATGGGCGGGTGCTGATCAACGAGCTGGCGATGCGCCCGCACAACAGCGGCCACTGGTCGATCGAGGGCGCCGTGACGAGCCAGTTCGAGCAGCACCTGCGCGCCGTTCTCGACCTGCCGCTGGGGTCGACCGAGCCGCGCGCCGACTGGTCGGTCATGGTGAACATCCTCGGCGGCCCGTCGGAGGGCAGCCTCCAGGACCGTTACCCGGCCGCGCTCGCTGCGCATCCCGAGGCCAAGTTCCACGGCTACGGCAAGGAGCCGCGGCCCGGCCGCAAGGTCGGTCACGTGACGGTCGTGGGCGGGGAGGATGTCGAGGACGTCGTGTACCGCGCTCGCGCGGCGGCCGCCTTCTTCGAGGGCTGA
- a CDS encoding LCP family protein, protein MTIATPLRHPDASSSQTMTKRGWWLVTMNILLPGSAQVVAGNRLLGRVGVLATLLLWLLGIVTLVVYLVSPSSIYTLFTQAGSLTLVQTLLIVYTVLWVVLTLDTLRLVRLIRTAPNARGWIAAFSVLVLVGLSCTAGYASVVAGSARGALGDIFSAGPSQPPVDGRYNIMLLGGDAGPDRDGLRPDSMSIVSIDANTGQAVTVGLPRDLDPVPFPASSPLHEEYPDGYGYNDRCDVDVCQLNSIYTEVELYKPDLYPNAKKNKSEPGIEAMRDALEGATGLKIQYYVLIDMQGFADLIDALGGVDVTVTDRVPIGGDENLNGVAEWIEPGKRHLDGYHAQWYARARHGSSDYDRMARQRQLQDAILKQVNPVNVVSKFQGIATAGAQVMKTDIPQSMLGYFVDLGMKTRKLPVQQLELVPPTVNPTEPDYAQIQELVRQAVNPATAKPKGS, encoded by the coding sequence ATGACGATCGCCACGCCGCTGCGCCACCCCGACGCCTCCTCGTCCCAGACGATGACGAAGCGGGGCTGGTGGCTGGTCACCATGAACATCCTGCTGCCCGGCTCCGCCCAGGTCGTCGCCGGGAACCGCCTCCTCGGCCGGGTCGGCGTGCTGGCCACGCTCCTGCTCTGGCTGCTCGGCATCGTGACGCTGGTCGTCTACCTGGTCTCGCCGTCGTCGATCTACACGCTCTTCACGCAGGCGGGGAGCCTGACCCTCGTCCAGACCCTGCTGATCGTCTACACGGTGCTGTGGGTCGTGCTCACGCTCGACACCCTGCGCCTGGTGCGCCTCATCCGAACCGCGCCGAACGCCCGCGGCTGGATCGCCGCGTTCTCGGTGCTCGTCCTCGTCGGGCTCTCATGCACGGCCGGCTATGCGTCGGTCGTCGCCGGGTCCGCCCGGGGCGCGCTCGGCGACATCTTCTCGGCCGGGCCGTCACAGCCTCCCGTCGACGGCCGGTACAACATCATGCTGCTCGGCGGCGACGCCGGCCCCGACCGCGACGGGCTGCGCCCGGACAGCATGTCCATCGTCAGCATCGATGCGAACACGGGTCAGGCCGTCACCGTCGGCCTGCCACGCGACCTCGACCCCGTGCCCTTCCCGGCCTCGTCGCCGCTGCACGAGGAGTACCCGGACGGCTACGGCTACAACGACCGCTGCGACGTGGACGTCTGCCAGCTGAACTCCATCTATACCGAGGTGGAGCTGTACAAGCCGGACCTGTACCCCAACGCGAAGAAGAACAAGAGCGAGCCGGGCATCGAGGCCATGCGCGACGCCCTCGAAGGCGCGACCGGCTTGAAGATCCAGTACTACGTCCTCATCGACATGCAGGGTTTCGCCGACCTCATCGACGCGCTCGGCGGTGTCGACGTCACCGTCACCGACCGTGTGCCGATCGGGGGCGACGAGAACCTCAACGGCGTCGCCGAGTGGATCGAGCCGGGCAAGCGCCATCTCGACGGCTACCACGCCCAGTGGTACGCCCGCGCCCGCCATGGTTCCAGCGACTACGACCGCATGGCCCGTCAGCGGCAGCTGCAGGACGCCATCCTGAAACAGGTCAACCCGGTCAACGTGGTGTCGAAGTTCCAGGGCATCGCGACGGCCGGCGCGCAGGTGATGAAGACCGACATCCCGCAGTCGATGCTCGGCTACTTCGTCGACCTGGGCATGAAGACGCGCAAGCTGCCCGTGCAGCAGCTGGAACTGGTGCCGCCGACGGTCAACCCGACCGAGCCGGACTACGCGCAGATCCAGGAGCTGGTGCGCCAGGCGGTCAACCCCGCCACGGCGAAGCCGAAGGGGAGCTGA
- a CDS encoding PH domain-containing protein, with amino-acid sequence MSSSPDGIPAQPPERVVARLRSNARRLFFPSLVLIATAGAVGYLAGRVGEVWEIVLLWSAAAAVVLLLFLLPLAAWLSRRYTITNRRLIIRHGFFVRVRQELLHSRGYDVSVRRTWLQSLFRSGDVLINSGLDHPVVLKDVPKADQVQRALSELMDHSQTVVAVRRQQSQSVSDETTVWGAR; translated from the coding sequence ATGAGCAGCAGCCCGGACGGGATACCCGCCCAGCCGCCCGAGCGCGTGGTGGCCCGGCTGCGTTCGAACGCCCGCCGGCTGTTCTTCCCGAGCCTCGTGCTGATCGCGACCGCCGGCGCGGTCGGATACCTCGCGGGCCGGGTCGGTGAGGTCTGGGAGATCGTCCTGCTGTGGTCCGCGGCGGCCGCTGTCGTGCTTCTTCTCTTCCTCCTGCCGCTCGCTGCCTGGCTGAGCCGCCGCTACACGATCACCAATCGCCGTCTGATCATCCGGCACGGGTTCTTCGTACGCGTCCGTCAGGAGCTGCTGCACAGCCGCGGCTACGACGTGAGCGTGCGGCGGACCTGGCTGCAGAGCCTGTTCCGGTCCGGCGACGTGCTGATCAACTCGGGCCTCGACCATCCCGTCGTCCTGAAGGATGTGCCGAAGGCAGACCAGGTCCAGCGCGCGCTGTCCGAGCTCATGGACCACTCGCAGACCGTCGTGGCCGTGCGGCGTCAGCAGTCGCAGTCAGTCTCCGACGAGACCACGGTCTGGGGCGCTCGCTAG